Genomic segment of Pelmatolapia mariae isolate MD_Pm_ZW linkage group LG6, Pm_UMD_F_2, whole genome shotgun sequence:
CAGGTGCATTGCATGAACCTTCCTCTTGGCAACCCTTcgaaacaagccatacttgttctgTCTCTTCCTGATTATACTGTCATGAACTTGTggatttaacatgctaactgtaGAGCCTGGAGTGGAGCGCTTGGGTTGGCTTCCCTGAGCGGTGCACGGTTGTTTTAAGATTACAAGCTAAAATGAGAGCACATTAACAGAAAACAGTTCAGAAGAGATCCAAACTGGAGTTCAGACTTTCCACAGGAAAGCTTTACATAAACTAATCAATAAACTAAATTATATTTAAGCTTACTTATGCATAACGTTTTAGCACAGGGAGCCTGTTAACAAAAACAATCTCAGTATTTATGCTGGGTGAAACGGTTTCattccagagcaggaacaacaAAAGCCTGAATGTGTGTTTTACCTCTACATCCCGTTTTAGCTTTTCCAAAAAGTACTTTTTGTTGTCGTCTCCTATCTGCAGCTTGTGGCCTTCATTCAAGAAGTCGTTGTCTTTGAAAGTGGGGAGCTCTTTAGCCTGAAGAGAAGAGGGGGTGGTGTTATGAAGCTACAGCAGGAACCGTGTTTTATATTCAAACCAAACCTGTTTTTAAATGCTAATGAAAAACTCAGAGGTGCCGGGGCCCACCTACATCATCAGCTGCTGACTTTCAGCGTGCACTGATGTTAACATTCATATTCATACAGTCATGATTACAACCATGTGACAGAGAAAGTACACAAATTTAAGTCAAATCATTCTGACAGCATCTGCTTACACACAAGTACTTAATTTTAGCAGCAGTATGACAGGTTTGCTTGTGGGGTGAGCTAAGGGCATCTATTTTTATCCCATCGTGTCAGCAGCCAtcaatgcacagaaataaagccCACCTTCTCCTTGTCGCTGGCTTCCCTTGAGACTGTCGAACCCtagaaaagatggaaaataagaataaaaatagaatgagCAAGACACATCAGAGGAAGCATTAGCATATTTTCTGTTTGCACTCAGCTGTCAGTATTAGAAACACAAAGATGCTTTCTCCTGAGGATACCGGCATGAGAGGAGGTGTGTGCCGATAAGCACCGATTAAAGAAGTGAGCTACATCACAGCGCCTGGTATGAAGTCATCTTCACTACAAACCAAGATTCATCAGGTTTTACCAAAGAGCTGGCTTCATAGAGAACACTACATTATCATGTCTCTGATCACTGACACAATAAATATCTTTGCAGCCCTAGTTCAATCCTTGGGTAGCAATCAGGGATGCAAATATCGAGGAATCTGTCTGGTTAATAGTTACAGAAAAGCCAAAAGCAACAGAAATTGgatgttttaaaattacatttatttctaAAGTTTATAAATTATGGTCTTCAATTAAAAAATACTTCcttaaaagaacaaaatatcAATCGTTTCTTCACCTTTGCACAGATTGTGATTAatcctttattgttttttatatattgtattgtacccacagacagtataaaagacaAGTGAGTAGAAGATGAAGCCAACGTGCCATTTTTActgccaccagggggcgatactTGGTTCCAAATAGACTCCAGCTTGTGTGGAAGTGAATGGTAAAAAGTCCCACAGCCTCCTTTCTCTGTGACTTCAGTAAAAATCCTTCCTGAGTTTATGGGATTAAGTCTTATTCAGCAGATCATTAATTCCATTTTACTAAGCTATTGTCATTTTAAGAGCCAAAAAAGATTATCTGGGGTATTCTTAATGGCTTCGCTGTTAGTCACAAGCCATTAATCGATGATTGTGCAGTTTCTCAGATGGACCTTTCGCTCTCACATCcggtttcaaaacaccaagatggcaACAGCAGAAGTTATAAAGACAACTGAACTGCGTTGAAGTGTTTCAGCTCTTTGTCATGGCCTTCATCGTTTAGGGGTGCGCTAATGAACAACGATCGGTGGAATTGATGACAGCAGGATTGCTAATAGGTCGTGATGCATCAAAACAGCATTATCAGttaaacattacatttaatCTCCCTCACTGTAGCTTCATCTCAGCATCTCAACAACACTTTGGACACaatagttttatatttttatgctgCTTTTATAGTGAGTTGAGAATTTGTCATCATTCGGCGGAAGATGTTCCTCGCTGTTGGTCTGATTTTAAATGAGATGGGTCTCATGGGCCGGTGTATTTGCAGAGACAATCGTTTATCTCTTTAACCCTGCATGTGTTGGTCAAAGAATCTGATGTGTGTGGGGAGGGAAAGGCATTTTATACCAGTATAATCACGAGCATAGCTCCCCCAACAGTGCTTTAGTTTCCAGGAGACTCCTAGCTATATGAAATTGATTATCGTCTGATAATATTttactgcaaaagaaaaaaaaaaaaagctcaggaggtagagcaggtcatctactaattagAAGCCTGGCGTTTTGATCTCCGCTGCTAccgtctgcatgccaaatatccttgggcaacatACTAACACCCAGCTGCTCTCTGATGGATGGAAATGTCAGAAAATacttaagcatagaaaaaagcttgtatgaatgggtgaatgaggcctGTTGTAAAAAGCACTTTGAGCGCTCAGAGTAGAaatgcactaaaaaaaaaacgatcCATTTACCACAAGTGGTTAAATTAACAGATATTGTTAAATAAccctcaagtttaaaaaaatgaaagctaaATTATGAAACTGAATTTCATGATTGTATGAATGTATGAGACCGTAAATGTGGCGTAAAGCACTAAAAGGATGATGAGACTAGCGTGCATGTGTGGCGTAGCCAGCGTACCTACCTTCAGGTCGTATTTGCGGTGTACGGTGAGCCGATGGCTGAATACATTCCGGGTCACCACCATGTACGTCTCCACCCCATCCACCGTTAGCCTGTACATGCCCAGGAACTGAGGGAGCAGCGTGTTGCCATGACACTCCACTATAAACTGGAGATGGCCAGGGGAGGtgagcacagagagaaacaggaagtgtgggGGTGAGGAATCAAATACACGCAGAAAACAAGCTGATTAAAAGTGAGCGCAGCTTCGTTTCTGTGTTTAACTTTAAAAGGCAGAGATCATGCTCTCCTGTACTCCAACACTCCTGTTGGGAGGGGAATTattctgctcatttccagcgCCACGCGTTTATTCCTGGCCTCTGCTAAGCTAGCTTTGCACAATTCACAGCTCagaataatccttctttatctcACACTTGGCCATGCTGCAGATCCAAGCAAtctgttttagctcctcctacttcaGGCTTAATTTCCTCCTGATCTGCTGGGGCTGATATGTCCCTAAAATTTTATATTCTCTATGacatcataaaaaataaatactgccGGAGTCTATAAACACCTGTGCTATCAATTTGAAACTCCTACGTCGCTTCATTCTCGAGTTATTCCGTTCACACACCTGTGTCCACTCCGCCCGCCCCGCAGGGTGACAACAATAATCCATCAGCCTTTTACGGCTGAGGGGTAAAAGTGAAGCTGGGTGTTTCACCTAATTTTTTGTGTTATTCTTCTTTTATTCTTCACCACTGAGTCACACCAGATTTTGCTTGACAACAGGCTTCAGCCCTGCATGGCTTTAAACTGACAAGCCAATTGTTTTACAACATGTTTGAATTATTGGTTTTTAATCTTCTGTCCGTGCGTATATGACTGTATTTTACTGTGCGTATTATCTGTGGCTTAGCGAGAGCCACCTAAATAATCACAGGGATTACTTGTACAAACGCCGACCTCGTTATTTAAAACCTTGACCATTTCTGTAACACTACATGgacagaaaataaattaataacagGTTCTCTTTATCTTTAGattagaatttatttaacaAACTGATGCTCCTGAATTTTTCTCCTCACACTCGACACGTGAGCACATTTCAATATTAGGATAATGAATCACAATAAAAGTTTGGCTCTGGCAGTTCCTCGCAGTGGTGCTGCTACCTGGTGATATTTCTTTAGGATGTTGTGCATCTCAGCGATGTCCTCACTGGACACGGTTTTGATGACGAAGCGGTGGTCGTAGCTGGACAGGATGCGGTTGCCGAAGCGGCCCTGGGTGTCGCTGTTGAGCGGGGCGCTCCTGGTCAGAGAGTTCTGCCAAACCAAACGCAACAAGGTGGATTAAGCTCCTGTGAGAGCTAATGAACATTTCTGCTTGTGCGTCAGTGTCTGAGGTCTCACCTGGTAGTCCTGGTCATCAATGCAGAACCTCTCCCTCAGGTTTCTGAACACCATGGGGCAATACTCTTTAAACTTAAAGCGACTAGGCAGGTTTTCTCTGGCAGGAGAGACGAACAGAGTCAACACAATCTAAAACGAGGAATTAAAAATCACTGACTTCAACTTTTTTTGCTCGCTGGTGGatttatttctgcttctttgGAATCAGACTCAACAAAGAGATAGTGTGAAGTTGTCATTTACATTACAGCAAAGGGCAAAAAACAGAGAACTCACTCAAACTGATTTAAATGTAAAGATCTCAACAGCATTAGGACAGCATAATTGCCCTGATCActtatgaaaaacaaacaaaaaatatattttaaaaagctaatGTATAATGTGATGCGGTTACTAATGCAGCCACAAATCAAATATTTCTTTATGTTGCACTGCTTGTTCTCACACTGAAACCACTGTAGAGCCTGATACACTGGGATATGGATCACAGTTTACAGCTTATAAGTGAGAAACGAGCTCTCCTGAGTAAATAAAGCACTTTGGAAACTGAAATGAAACTTAACTAGTTCAGATCTTCTGAACTTTTTCGCTGAtgctgaaaaaagaaacacaaaacagcatacTGATTCATTTTAGTTTCACTGAAGGCTCAACCCAGAGCAAAGAAATGGAGCCAATGTGGAAGTGCCAAAAGTTACAGTTCCTCTAAAGAGCCTTCCACATACAATGCACCGCTGCACTCTTACATCCATTCTTTTCTACTGTTTGCGCCACACAAGAACAGTTTCCTGCTGCGTCGAGCAAAGCGATGGGAAACACTTACATGTGCCGCTGCCAAATTTCCACACAGGTCAACACAGGTTGAACTTTGACTCCAAATTTAAAGGTTTACAGCAAATTTAAGCATGTTTACACCTTGGTATGAAAACCAGTTTCAGCTTCTATGGATAGTTTTCTAACAACTCTGAATATTGTGAGGTTTTGCAACGTATCCACCTGGATACTGTGGTTTAGGGGTGTCACCACTGTGATTGACAGAAGCAGTTAGAGCCAGTCTCTGTCTGCTGGAGCAAAACTCTGCTACTTTGAGTCAAACTGGACCTtttctgtgtgcgtgtgctgCTGGTGCTTTCTGAAGCATTTCTTAATCAACTATCAGGATAAAATTAAGGCTTGCTGTGAGGTACAGACTATCCAATGAGTGAGATCACGGCATCcgagtccatcttttatacaatCTGTGGCTTTCGCAATAAAAGCcttttttccattagtacctactcggatCGACTCAACACGGTACGACTCGGCTCGACtcgttttccattacaatctAGTACCACTGAATGTGCATGGGGTCGTTATAGCAACACAGCCAAGTGTCCCGCAATTAGCATACGACACGAAGGCTACAACAAAGGTGGACATCGAGGCAACGATACACCTGCTGCTCGGTCGGCTTTATGTCAGACTCgggctttgttttttgtagccatTTCCCTCGTTGTTGGGTTTGATTTTCGCAAACGACACTCTCATGACTCATCGAGTGACGACACTGACTAACCAatcggtggcatgcagtctgtcGATGTCACACTTTTGGATCACCTCAGATTGCGTAGAAACCCAGCAGAGTAGGTGCTAAAAAAGTATCTGGTACCGAGTACGATCACTTaaagaaaaccctgaaaaccgaGGCGAGCCGACCCGAGTAGgcactaatggaaaaggggctaaAGGCTCCACCTTCAGCTGATCGAGCTACAACAATGGATCCAGTCCAGGTGAGGTGTGTCAACACCATGAAGGATACTGGCCAATTACCAATTACTGGCCAATGTTTATTCCCTAAAATCAACCAGTCCTGTAGTATAACTTGCATATAATGTAATATGTGATACTACAAGGATTTTAGGCGTTAAAAGTTGCTGCTGTTTTAGATCAACTGTacaaaattaattttataaCAGCATCTGTAAAAGTGCTCAGGCAGCCCTTAAAGGACGCGCATACCTGAGCAAAGAGACCAAACCATCTGCACCTTAATAATGAGTCAAAcgctcaaaaacaaacaaacaaaaacctacACAGAATTCATTAGTGGGGGTGCAAAACACTGCTAAATGTGAGCAACAAAGTGACTCATCTTTGGGGCAGCATTGGCTATATTTCAGTGacttttttaatttcacattgTTTTGTTCACTCCTGGATGCAGGACCGTGGGACACATTTCTCTACCTCAGCCGTGCAGGGTTAAGAAAACAGTGCAGAGTTTCAGTGTTCCCAGGTTGGTACTTTGCAGTGAGGATGATTTAAAGTGTTCAGATGAGCTTCAACAATAATGTGTCTAAATGCAACCTCGTCCTGCAATAACATCCTCACCGTGGATTCAGATATTAGGTGGTTTGGAGGGCTGCTTTGTACCTCTGAAAGGATTTCATGAATGCAGAAAGTTAAAGCAACAACCTGCAATCTCTGACCAGTGAGCACACTTGCAGAGTCCTTTTATGAGGAGTCAGTCTATCACAATCAGAAGGTGTTCTGAACCCTGCTGGAGCCTTGACACTTTTGTTTACTTGTGGATTACGGACTGTGCCTAAGCTGTGATGTACCTACTTGTTAAATAGGTGGTTGTCCACTTTGATCTTGCTGTAGGCTTTAAAGTCATCTGGCATCAGCATCACTGGTACAGGCACATTACTTAACTCGTTAATCTGAAAGAGGGAAGTgagaacgagagagagagagaaatgaggaAAGAGCCTGAAGAGTGCAAACAGCTGAACAAACAGACTGCACAATTACTGAGGAATAACACAAACCAAGGGAGCAATATTGGCTTTTGCAATTTTGATCTGAGCACAAAaccaagaaaaaagcaaaaaaacagacTCCTACACAAAGTACTCAGTGAGTAGTGCAGGTTAATTTATAGAACAAAGCCGCGACTACCTGTAACACAGCTCAGTATTTCAAAGCCATTTCAAATCTCTGACAGTGATTAACTCGGGGACCAAAGAACACGCAGGCAGGTTTTCTTGCTGCTGCTGCGCCTCCAGACACTCGGCTCATTTACTGAAACTCATCCAGAGCAAAAGCGCAGTGATGAgcttggggaaaaaaacttgCAAATCGCATAAATCACTTTATAGAGTGATGCAAAGGGACAGTACACAGTCACGGTGCTGCCATTTAGAGGAAATAAGTTCTTCTCATACTGGAAGTAAACAACACAGTTGGGTATGCACAAATAATCAGCTGATACTGGCTCTGCTGACTGATTATGGGATGTTAGACGCTGAAATTTGTTACCAATTTTGTGCTTCCTTAAAGTTCAAACGCTGCGATCAACGTTTTAAAGGTCGTCTAATTTTAGTTTTTCGTCACACAGAAAAATGAATATGTTTGGTTACtttgtaactttttttctttttgaaccaAAGTGCCAAAGTCGCCTGTGTTCAGTTTAGTGGAAGACAATCCtcttgctcttattttgaaagttcagcTCACCCCAGCCCTTCTCGCCCACATGACCCCCTCCAGTGAATGTCTTGCCAAATGGTTGGACATATTTCAACTCAAACTTCTTGGACTCCAGCTCACATCAATAGTCCTCCTCCTGCTCTGGAGGgcacagtaaacacaaccatGCACCGCTACAACAATCTCACCAAGGCTGCAGAGCACAACTCAGACCACTGCAGTCCAAGATGGGGGAGCTGGACTTCATCCGCGGGGGAGAGACTCACTGAAGAAGCTAGCACTCATACCGATCAGTAATTTATTTGCAGAGGAAAAACTTACAAAATTGCTCAAGGAGCTGTACATGTATGCCTCCCCACCATAAACTGAATCTATATTTGAGAGAATATAATGTTAGTACAAAATATTGGTATCAGCTGTAGGTCATACCACTTTCTGCTATCTGATCACACGCAGAGATTAGCTTTTACTTGCTGATTTCTAATTTAAATAGCACTCTACAGTCTTACTTCAAGCCACCAAAGATAAGTCCAATATTTTCAATTTGACGGAGGTGTTTGCCCATGACGATCAAAGTTTCCAAACCAGATTTTCAGCACGCAGAGAATCCAGTTTGACAGCTTCCTCATACCTGAGGGCCTACGTGTGCACCGATGTGATGCAAGAAAATCAAGATCAGCTCACGCTGTCTTTTAAAAATCAGTGTGGCGCGTCCATGTCAGTGAAGGAGTTTTGTTGGGGGATTAATAACATCACACAGGTGATGTCTCACATcacctcacacacagaggaacagTAAATCCTGCAGCATCACAGCTCAGGCTCCATTAAAAATGCATACGACTTCTGAGTGGAAGACGAAGGCTTTGATGAGAAGTCTGTTTGATGTCTTGAATCGGCTTCCCGCCCACACCTCAAATCGTCAGGACTTGTGTGCtgctcccacacacacacaaagttcacCAGCTGAATAATGGAGATGCTGCAGTGATAGCCATATCATTAGCAGCTCACTTAATTCCATAGCAGTGTGCATTTATTTGCTATTCCAGGCAGGCACAGGCACTTCATGTAAATAGCATGAAGTGGGATATTCAGTCTCCCTGTCCGGATCGCCAACATGTCCCAGGGATCCTAACCCTTCTGTTACTACCTGTtagattttgtgttttgttagtCGAATAATGAAGAATTCAATCAAGTATGACTGGAGCACAAATTAACAGGACCCCAGGAAGAAATTACAGCTTTGTGTGTCAACCAAGCAACATTTCAGCACCAGGTGTTCCCCAAGTCagcacaattttttaaaaaacttctGTGTCACACCTCAGGGGGTTGTTTTTCCGCGCATCAATCAAGCAAGAGTGCAACCGCCCCTGCACAGCAGGCAGGACTAAACTGCTGGTGCATAGCccactccatccatccatcactgGTGTCCAATCTGCCCCTTCACTGAGCTTTTCATAGGCATAGGCAGCCTCGTCCAAAAGCGAATGCGATAGATTTTCTGCTCTATTTATAGTGAAATGATGTGATGGAGTAAACTGCAGCGAACTGGACGCAGGCGCGGAGTGCGGTAGCTGCAAACGCAAGTCTCAAGAGCAGGTTTATTTGAACAATAGGCAGGCTGCTGTGagcagctgtgtgcagctgtgTGGAGCTGAAAATCTGTGTAACCTGCTGCTCCGGCTGCCTGTCACACCCCTCCCACCCCACGCCTGCACGCACTTACAGCAACAGCTCACGATACAGCAACAAGATACCGAACACATTTTACGATGGCAGCTCACtgaatgatctctctctctcttacacacacatacaaaagcAAAACGTATCACAATTATGcacattttctcaaaagttaaCCAAATAAAATCCCCGCAAAACTCGCGCTTCAGCCACAGCCACCCGCGGAGGCAGCGGCGGCAGCAGTCCGCTATTAACTACACGAAAACGGCTGGATTACAGCCCAAGTACAGTGTCACATACTTGGCTGAGTCCACGCATGAAAAAGATCAATTACATGGCATCAAAACTGGCTTGGCAGATGAAGGTAGCTGGCTAACAAGCTAGCACGCTAGCTAAATCAAAACAGCGGCGTAAACAAACAGCACACGGGCACGCTGCACAGGTATTTACCGTATGGTTGACACCCCACATTAAAACGCTGAGTATGGGCTCACTGGCGCGGAATAATTTCACTTTCTGTCCTATAAAATGCTTCTTTTTCGTCTTGGTTTTGCTGGCGCTGATGGGCGCTGCGCTGGTGCAGTTGGATGACATGTCTCCGGTTGGGGATTCAGGGTACGCAAGACGGCGGTCCGGGTCGTTCACACAGCgataaataaaagctaaatCTGAAAGTAGAGAGCGTTTTTCCTTTTCGAAGAAATCTATAAGTGCATCGTGCTCGTCGTCCAACTCGCAGCGAGTCTCTGGGCAGGATGACTGTCTGTTTGGGAGTCAGCGGTGAAGCATTTTGCGCCGTCACCACCCTTCCTCCTCCCGAGCAGGCCGCGGCGTATCCACACAGCAGCTAGCCGGCCATCGGGTTACAGCGCGGCCTCGCTCTAAAAACAGCCTGCAGCGGAGAACCGTCGCCGAGGCAGATCCTCTTCTCTCCGCTCAACGCCTGCAACCCAACACTGATGCCGTTTTACTTGGAAGTGAGTAATCCCGTCATGATGAGCGTGTTGTCACCAGCCCAGCGCTGAGATCGGGGTCTCCTCAAGATGGCGTCCGTGCTGCACTTCACAGTCAACAGCGGCCCCAGCAGGCCAGCGGGGGAATTGCAGGGATTCCCACAGTGTACCGCTCAGGGCAGTGgttctccattttttttcttctgacgtgccccatttaaaaaaaaaagttcatgtgTTAGAATCCAGAATTTTCTTCGTTTTCTTTGATGGCTGTCAAACAACACTGAGGTGTTCTGTAGCCACCTGCTTGGCCGGAGTAATGAAAGGAGACTCCAAAACGCAGACCTGCATGCAGCACGAACTTGTGCAATTAAATTTACACCCAGCTTTCACAATATCCATTTAATTTATagtttctatttctttttcgtcttcttttggctgcttcCTTTCATGGTCACCGCAGCAGATCATCTCCCTCCACCTCACCCTGTCATAGAGGGCAGGGTGAGCATCCcctctctgcatgtcctcctttgCTGCATCCATGCacctcctctgaggtcttctTCTCGCCTGGGAGCTCcatcttttttttggggggggggcaagAATGTCCTATGTTGGTAGTAATTCTAATAAACGTGAGCacaagagagaggaagacaccCTACAATGAACTGAACCATTAacttgttatttattcctgcttAAAACAGATTATTATGGATTTTGAAATCTTATTTGattttcatttgattttcaTATGTACTTATTTTCAGTTATGTCAACAGAAAAATAACTAGGCATaatatttcctttctttttctctgtcttgcCTAACCCTCTCCATCATGGTCACTCCCAGTGAAAATTTCAGCATCTGCAACTTTGCTATTTCCAGTTCCATCATCTCCAAACTATACATTCAAGATTGTATGTTTTGTAGTCTATCTACAATCTGGGTTGTCTTTTCTGtccttaaacacacacatacacagtacaGCAATGCTAACATCAATATTTCTGCAATAAAACATCTAAAGCCTTGAttcaaagttttttgtttgttaatttcTCCAGCTCTTTATGACCATGACGATTTAATAAAACGTGCCagtgtttgcctctcttggaattttttcatttcattctgtGTGACCCATTCTTAACTTAGAAAACATGACTTCCTTCCTTTTGCCTTCCCTAATGCCTTGCTCTGCTCACTttccttttgtattttttttatttttagtgccccaaaggttgattctgttcatctggacgttttgtcacttggatgagtgatgaaacatttcttccATTGAAAAcattacgtccagatgaacagaatcaacctttgagatttacttacctggatgactgagcatgcatcgaCACATTTATTATTAGGGCTTTTATGTCCATTTCAGTAAGTGCCAACCCAACCCTGTCACCCCACAATTTTGTTATCCCTCATTAGCAAACACATTCAAGCTGAATCAGCaaacacttttttcatttttcctagTTTTAGCTTCAGTCCATCTTTTCCCTGGTCTTCCCCGTCTCCCCTGCAGTGGCTCTGTGTCCCAGCAGTGGGTTCCTccccacagtttgagaaccactgggcTGGATTAAAATCAGAAAATACAGAGGCCAGGTGTGTTGCCAACCTTCACACTTTatcctgttttgtttgcttgttaagTTAGTATAAGATGTAATAACATATGCTTTTGTATATTCTGGTACTTTAGcacaaaaaatatcatttagTGGAGCATATTAGGGTTTGTTTAAATGAAATGGAcagaaaaagttttttaaaaatggaaacaCAACAACGATGTAGGCTGCGTTATGAACAAGGCAGGGACAACTTTGTGTCCTATtgtgtttcagctgctttgattTCAATTCTGTTGCAATGCTTTCTGAAATTGTTTACACCTCAGGGTCATCGTATTACCGGCACACAATCGATCATGCGTCAGTGTGGTGTGACCCCCCCACATGAAAGGCTCACCCAGGAAAATTTAATGGCAGGAAACATAAACGCTGTTCCACCAGAAACATGTTTCTAAGGGAGGGGAGGCGGCCCTTAGATATAAACAGTGGAGTCattctgctcatttccagctgcaTATTTTTATTCTAGACTTTACATAATTTCCagatcaaaataatccttaatAGATTTTATATTGACTCTTGGAGCAAccctcagttcatcctctgtttgaaaaaaaaaataaatatatatatacacatatatatatatacacacatatatatatatatatatatatatatatatatatatatatatatatatatatatatatatatatatatatatatatatatatatatattagctcCTCCCCATTTTGGCCAactttcttttgattggctTCCCCTCATAAGcaaaaggtttgaacagcaggtggatgGGACTTAGCTGTGTCTGGTGTTCACATGTATCTGGTTGATGTTAATTTTCACTGCTAATTTTCCTGTGATTGTGTGGACTCTACAAGCCATTACACTAAAATACAGCCACTATGCATGTAGCCTTCAGACTGACTCtaaagagaaatttaaaaagtaaaacaggaagctcTCCATTTCTGCAGCTGTATAATCCTGTACTTAGAGAGATCTGGTCtcagtgacatcatacagagccacactgactagaatagaatagaataatcctttaattgtcccacaggGGGAAATTTGGAAATTTCACCACATGATTTGAAACTTGCTTTATGTTTCTTTCTACATTAAGAGTAAATACAGGACAGAACATAGAGAAAACTACGACATATCCCATGCAACGCTGTTGAAAATTCGCCCTAGAGACTGTGAGTGTTAAAAATTAACAAACGGACCTAACTTGAAACATTTTGTAACCGGGCAACACAAAACAGCCCAACGTTTATTAAAATGAGACTTCAGTGGGTTGCAAAGATCTCAGAGTTCCTTAAAATTAGAATATTAAGTCAGGCTGGTGCagctttacatttaaaatgattcaTACATGTCCACGAACGTATCAAGACTCAATATGTTCTTACTTTCCATCAAAGAAATGTAATTCCCTAAAATATCTTTGATTTCAGTGATTTGTTTGAAATGCTTATAGAACTCTCCATAAGCCAGCCTTGTCAGAGGTTGCAGGCGGAAAATTTGTAGATGCTCTCTGCCCTGAGCGTGTCTGCACCAGGCGGGAGGACACTGAAGAACAGATGGCAGCTTCAGTAAAAACACGACTGAAGCAGGAGACTGCTGATGGGAAGTGCTGGTAAATGCTGActtctctctctgctgccatagttggttttgttttctttacacaAATGACGTGTCCATCTTACACTGATGACGTAATAGGGGAAATTAATTGGTGCTCAAAATTTCCTGGAGAAAGACTTAAAAAGTAAACATTTCCAGCTTTTAAAATGATTCATAAATGTCGAACC
This window contains:
- the LOC134629555 gene encoding phosphatidylinositol 5-phosphate 4-kinase type-2 beta, which translates into the protein MSSNCTSAAPISASKTKTKKKHFIGQKVKLFRASEPILSVLMWGVNHTINELSNVPVPVMLMPDDFKAYSKIKVDNHLFNKENLPSRFKFKEYCPMVFRNLRERFCIDDQDYQNSLTRSAPLNSDTQGRFGNRILSSYDHRFVIKTVSSEDIAEMHNILKKYHQFIVECHGNTLLPQFLGMYRLTVDGVETYMVVTRNVFSHRLTVHRKYDLKGSTVSREASDKEKAKELPTFKDNDFLNEGHKLQIGDDNKKYFLEKLKRDVEFLATLKIMDYSLLVGIHDVERAEQEEMDVEGTGEDEEYENDGMGGGVLTGSFGTPPDSPGNPLNCGGFFGPGEFDPSVDVYAIKSHDSAVKKEVYFMAIIDILTHYDAKKKAAHAAKTVKHGAGAEISTVNPEQYSKRFYEFMSNILS